Proteins encoded within one genomic window of Alteribacter populi:
- a CDS encoding rod shape-determining protein, with the protein MFGGFSKDLGIDLGTANTLVYVKGKGVIVREPSVVAMRSDAGTIEAVGNDAKNMIGRTPGNIVAIRPMKDGVIADFDTTATMMKYFIKQALKHRSIFTRKPNVMVCVPSGITAVEKRAVEDATKQAGAREAYTIEEPFAAAIGADLPVWEPTGSMIVDIGGGTTEVAIISLGGIVTSQSIRVAGDEMDDDIVQYVKKTYNLMIGERTAEAIKFEIGSAGPPEGVEDMEIRGRDLVSGLPKTISITAEEISKALEDTVSNIVQAVKDTLEQSPPELAADIMDRGIVMTGGGALLRNLDRVLSEETNMPVLVAEEPLDCVAIGTGRALENLHLFRSKAGITVRSNRKG; encoded by the coding sequence ATGTTTGGTGGTTTTTCAAAAGATTTAGGAATTGATTTAGGTACAGCGAACACACTTGTTTACGTAAAAGGTAAAGGTGTTATTGTTCGTGAGCCTTCTGTTGTTGCGATGCGTTCTGATGCAGGTACGATCGAAGCAGTCGGGAATGACGCGAAAAATATGATCGGTCGTACCCCTGGAAATATTGTTGCAATCCGACCTATGAAGGATGGCGTAATTGCTGATTTTGATACTACTGCGACAATGATGAAATATTTTATTAAACAAGCGCTAAAACACCGTTCCATTTTTACAAGAAAGCCTAATGTGATGGTATGTGTACCGTCTGGAATTACGGCAGTTGAAAAAAGAGCGGTGGAAGACGCCACAAAACAAGCGGGTGCGCGCGAAGCCTATACCATTGAGGAACCTTTTGCAGCAGCGATTGGTGCGGACTTGCCTGTATGGGAACCGACTGGAAGTATGATCGTAGATATTGGAGGAGGAACGACTGAAGTTGCAATTATTTCGCTAGGTGGAATTGTAACAAGCCAATCGATCCGAGTTGCAGGTGACGAAATGGATGATGACATCGTCCAATACGTAAAGAAAACGTATAATTTAATGATCGGTGAACGTACAGCGGAAGCAATCAAGTTTGAGATTGGTTCAGCAGGGCCTCCGGAAGGCGTGGAGGACATGGAAATCCGCGGCCGCGACCTCGTTAGCGGCTTGCCTAAAACGATTTCGATTACCGCAGAAGAAATTTCCAAAGCGTTAGAGGATACAGTATCTAATATCGTGCAGGCTGTTAAAGATACATTAGAACAATCTCCACCAGAATTAGCTGCAGACATTATGGACCGTGGTATAGTAATGACCGGTGGAGGCGCATTATTACGTAATCTCGACCGTGTCTTAAGTGAGGAAACAAACATGCCGGTATTAGTAGCAGAAGAACCATTGGACTGTGTAGCTATAGGAACGGGAAGAGCGTTAGAAAATCTTCACTTATTCCGCTCGAAAGCGGGAATCACCGTTCGATCAAATAGGAAAGGGTAA
- a CDS encoding FtsK/SpoIIIE domain-containing protein has translation MIFEVLVAGAVWASAEYMKSGGGDKQKLDRIFRKCGLYVKYNQKEDTPKFIRAKKIKGGNEYVYLIPEGLGFKDFEKKREVIEDSLNSIKSDLSIDDLKDFDIKGDYMKQLKSLTKNKNKRKEVQMSYDKTLNVKVYREPLTDDLPYKNEFKGWKVPIGVTRSESIQHDFEKIMHMVVAGTTRYGKSVFLKNVITTLLQNQSKNVSFTLIDLKGGLTFSRFEDCSQVQCVVSEPETSLEALEQISDQMNEVMDYIKKGKFENVQEAGIKNRHFIIVDEGAELAPGIEKDKEFRAIKNKCETVLSRIARIGGALGYRLIYATQTPYSEVLNHNIKQNCDAKLCFKLQTDKASEVVLGEGITDAAHLPFIKGRAVYLTDRKHIVQTPMIENDYIKGVIEDV, from the coding sequence ATGATCTTTGAAGTTTTGGTAGCTGGGGCAGTGTGGGCTAGTGCGGAGTACATGAAGAGTGGCGGGGGTGACAAACAAAAACTTGATAGGATATTTAGAAAATGCGGACTGTACGTTAAATACAACCAAAAAGAAGATACGCCTAAATTTATTAGGGCGAAAAAGATCAAAGGCGGTAATGAGTACGTATACCTCATCCCGGAGGGGCTAGGATTTAAGGACTTCGAAAAGAAAAGAGAAGTGATTGAGGATAGCTTAAACAGTATTAAGTCAGATTTATCCATCGACGATCTGAAAGACTTTGATATTAAGGGGGATTACATGAAGCAACTGAAGTCCCTCACAAAGAATAAAAACAAAAGAAAAGAAGTCCAAATGAGTTATGACAAGACATTAAATGTGAAGGTTTACCGCGAACCATTAACCGATGATCTCCCCTACAAAAACGAGTTTAAAGGATGGAAAGTGCCGATAGGTGTCACAAGGTCCGAATCTATCCAACATGACTTTGAAAAAATCATGCACATGGTTGTGGCCGGGACAACAAGATACGGTAAATCTGTCTTTTTGAAAAACGTCATAACAACGTTGCTGCAGAATCAGTCCAAAAACGTATCCTTTACACTCATCGATCTAAAGGGTGGATTAACGTTTAGTCGTTTTGAAGATTGCTCGCAAGTCCAATGTGTAGTCAGTGAGCCAGAAACGTCTCTTGAAGCCCTAGAACAAATTAGCGATCAAATGAATGAAGTGATGGACTATATAAAGAAAGGAAAATTTGAAAACGTACAGGAGGCAGGAATCAAGAACCGTCACTTTATCATTGTAGACGAAGGGGCAGAGCTTGCGCCGGGCATTGAAAAGGATAAGGAGTTTAGAGCCATTAAAAACAAGTGTGAGACAGTCCTCTCTCGTATAGCAAGGATAGGAGGGGCGCTAGGTTATCGGTTGATTTATGCCACACAGACACCGTACAGCGAAGTATTAAACCACAACATTAAACAAAACTGTGATGCAAAGTTGTGCTTTAAGCTACAGACGGATAAAGCTTCAGAAGTCGTCCTTGGAGAAGGGATAACCGATGCAGCACACCTGCCTTTCATTAAAGGGCGCGCCGTTTACCTCACTGATCGAAAACACATTGTCCAAACACCCATGATTGAGAACGACTATATTAAGGGAGTGATTGAGGATGTTTAA
- a CDS encoding helix-turn-helix domain-containing protein produces the protein MLKSKIAYWIDKRGLRSDFVAGELNVSQAQVSKWKKGKAHPRVEKLFKLARLLNVKVDDLYEEIDHIDTTEKEDF, from the coding sequence ATGCTAAAAAGTAAAATTGCATATTGGATTGACAAAAGAGGATTGCGGTCTGATTTTGTGGCTGGCGAATTAAACGTATCGCAAGCGCAAGTATCAAAATGGAAAAAAGGGAAGGCACATCCGAGGGTGGAAAAACTCTTTAAATTAGCTCGATTATTAAACGTGAAAGTAGATGATTTATATGAGGAAATCGATCATATCGATACAACCGAAAAAGAGGATTTTTGA
- a CDS encoding helix-turn-helix domain-containing protein, with protein sequence MDIGERIKNLRNEKKITQKDLAHKLQVATTAVSAWERGANRPMVEKIAAMSEIFDVPFTYFFAEEMKNRNFGVFLYGERLRNLRKEKGWTQLEVARKVGVSKQTYSHYEKENRRPSLEMAYKLSEVYNVNINDVFGSDSVENSNNGDQLEEWMIEIINAQGSQKEAIKDMWEIVKKYS encoded by the coding sequence ATGGATATAGGCGAACGAATAAAAAATCTAAGAAATGAAAAGAAAATAACACAAAAGGATTTAGCACATAAATTACAAGTCGCAACAACGGCTGTGTCAGCGTGGGAAAGAGGCGCTAATCGGCCAATGGTAGAAAAGATTGCTGCTATGTCAGAAATTTTCGATGTACCTTTTACTTACTTTTTCGCAGAAGAAATGAAAAATCGAAATTTTGGTGTTTTTTTGTATGGAGAAAGGCTTCGTAATTTAAGAAAAGAGAAAGGTTGGACTCAACTAGAAGTAGCCAGGAAAGTTGGGGTATCCAAACAAACATACAGTCATTATGAAAAAGAGAATCGACGTCCAAGCTTAGAAATGGCATACAAGTTGTCGGAAGTTTATAACGTAAATATTAACGATGTGTTCGGCTCTGACAGTGTAGAAAATTCAAATAACGGAGATCAACTGGAGGAATGGATGATCGAGATTATTAATGCTCAAGGTAGCCAAAAAGAAGCGATAAAGGATATGTGGGAGATCGTAAAGAAGTATAGTTAG
- a CDS encoding TIGR04255 family protein: MEIDLKELNFELEKILTEVRYDRSLLFEEVVQLNRIAKGLKTEFGQYSRNDKQNSLILKNPNSGSFANIGGDRTAVDVEFPKSYEDFKSLSVKTVESVVKHLEVDEFNRVGVRFLFAQRCNSLDEASSVIKGNFLDLNNMFMSEKITAPKVYFVVNNKGNKINVSLRVEPVTAIRVGPSYQEEVQEAVILFDIDVYQQNNLQPNNINDFLDNSKEDALDLLKSLRDKMSR, encoded by the coding sequence ATGGAAATTGATCTGAAAGAACTGAATTTCGAATTAGAGAAAATACTTACTGAAGTAAGGTATGATAGATCATTATTATTTGAAGAAGTAGTTCAACTTAACAGAATTGCAAAAGGGTTAAAGACTGAATTTGGTCAATACAGTCGAAATGATAAACAAAATTCATTAATTTTAAAGAACCCAAACAGTGGTTCGTTTGCTAATATTGGTGGGGATAGAACTGCTGTGGATGTTGAATTCCCTAAATCATATGAAGATTTTAAGTCTCTTTCAGTAAAAACAGTTGAATCTGTAGTAAAGCATTTAGAAGTCGATGAATTCAATAGAGTGGGAGTGCGTTTTTTGTTTGCTCAGAGATGCAATTCATTAGATGAGGCCTCATCAGTAATAAAAGGAAATTTTTTGGATTTAAACAATATGTTTATGAGTGAAAAAATAACGGCTCCAAAAGTTTACTTCGTAGTTAATAACAAAGGCAATAAAATAAATGTTTCTTTGAGAGTAGAGCCTGTTACGGCTATAAGAGTAGGTCCATCTTATCAAGAAGAAGTGCAAGAGGCTGTTATTCTCTTTGATATTGATGTTTATCAACAAAATAATTTACAACCAAATAATATCAATGATTTTTTGGATAACTCAAAGGAAGATGCATTAGATTTATTAAAATCATTAAGAGATAAAATGAGTAGGTGA
- a CDS encoding N-acetylmuramoyl-L-alanine amidase: protein MSKKVCLDAGHGGSDPGAVGHGLREKDLCLDRVLRMKQILESEYAGVEGILTRSTDRFVELSERARIANAAGADVFISDHKNAFNGSARGFESYIWNGGVGQATRNLQNTVHNKIVSSLNGYSLPNRGTKEANFSVLRNTSMSALLLEEAFIDNATDNNLMRQSAFKEAYCRAVVEGLAEHLGLSKKSGGGDEWTGQVLRRGDRGPLVGSLQSQLNNAGYNAGTVDDIYGAKTEGAVRSLQEDAGITADGIAGPQTYNALKDRQSEVGKMVVVKVDTLNYRSRPSFDSSAIAGQAKKGEAFTIVERVNVQGSSTDMYKIKSGYYITAHPNYVVVR from the coding sequence ATGAGTAAAAAAGTATGTTTAGATGCAGGACATGGTGGAAGCGATCCGGGGGCAGTAGGACACGGTTTAAGAGAAAAGGATTTATGTCTTGACCGTGTTTTACGTATGAAGCAAATACTTGAGTCTGAATACGCAGGTGTAGAAGGGATCTTAACCAGGTCAACTGATAGATTTGTTGAACTGAGTGAACGTGCTAGGATTGCGAATGCAGCAGGAGCAGACGTTTTTATCAGTGACCACAAAAACGCTTTTAATGGATCTGCACGAGGCTTTGAGTCCTACATCTGGAATGGTGGTGTAGGTCAAGCTACACGGAATCTGCAAAACACAGTACACAATAAAATTGTGTCGTCATTAAACGGTTATAGTCTACCAAACCGAGGGACTAAGGAAGCCAATTTTAGCGTACTTCGTAACACTAGTATGTCAGCTTTACTGTTAGAGGAAGCCTTTATCGATAACGCTACAGACAACAACCTCATGCGGCAATCAGCTTTCAAAGAAGCATATTGCCGTGCTGTTGTAGAGGGTTTAGCAGAGCATCTGGGGTTAAGTAAAAAAAGCGGCGGCGGAGATGAATGGACAGGTCAGGTATTGCGCCGTGGTGATCGAGGTCCTTTAGTCGGCTCTCTTCAATCGCAGCTTAACAATGCTGGTTATAATGCGGGTACAGTCGATGACATTTATGGAGCGAAAACAGAGGGCGCAGTTCGATCGTTACAGGAGGATGCAGGAATCACCGCTGATGGTATTGCAGGACCACAAACCTACAATGCATTAAAAGATCGTCAATCTGAAGTCGGAAAAATGGTCGTGGTTAAAGTAGATACTCTAAACTATCGTTCCCGACCATCTTTCGATTCTAGCGCTATTGCAGGACAAGCCAAGAAGGGTGAAGCCTTTACCATTGTTGAGCGCGTCAACGTCCAAGGTAGCAGCACGGACATGTATAAAATCAAATCCGGTTATTACATTACCGCTCACCCGAATTATGTTGTTGTGCGGTAA
- a CDS encoding holin: MTEILAMATLIAPVTSGVVQMLKKSDVPKNLMPYLALVVGIGLGAAAFSFTDLIFIERLWAGGISGLAAVGLFEVGKQSTKGDDE; the protein is encoded by the coding sequence ATGACTGAAATCTTAGCAATGGCAACGTTGATTGCGCCAGTTACAAGCGGTGTTGTACAGATGTTGAAAAAGTCTGATGTACCAAAAAACCTGATGCCATATTTAGCTTTAGTGGTTGGGATCGGTTTAGGTGCAGCTGCTTTTAGCTTTACAGACTTAATCTTCATTGAACGATTGTGGGCAGGTGGTATCAGTGGTTTGGCAGCAGTTGGTTTGTTCGAGGTTGGTAAACAAAGTACAAAGGGGGATGATGAGTAA